The following proteins come from a genomic window of Salvia hispanica cultivar TCC Black 2014 chromosome 4, UniMelb_Shisp_WGS_1.0, whole genome shotgun sequence:
- the LOC125185177 gene encoding uncharacterized protein LOC125185177, translating to MKRRYSLRYSTDVAKGAVMDWWYTLDARGGPKYNDETQILMYHPSHPQHQLRFLKKTRWCPFPCDACGATEKGDSYICTQCDYWIHESCALLPAPKVFPIHHHHSLSLAFYPPLEYIRYNFYCAICNTTLPFGRWVYHCHLCSYVVHLNCATSTVGVENESAIDDEKEVTKFPLATSDIYEEMIRPFVKRQRGHIVDDHDGHYIIGDKYKFSYHPHLLTFTAYSSGSSSSSSSSSHHHYKNDEEEEEGDDEDDFVSVPRTKLVCDGCTLPIREKKQTDDECENGYMSCDGCKYFLHLSCFNLPLEISSLPFHSLEDYKLTLLNAGKLKGWIFCYMCNAFTNGLYYVCTRCRFNIDIMCASQPNAIKHAAHPRHNSLKLVRKDYRGECVILPATNKHRMDKHLLPLTYDAYVNCPGDFHCSNCESHMNRRSWMYYCRDCDQSFRPYCFPATSGAYRNIKYGTEQYVISRIHVHPLRFQIIFKKKRCDFCHETVYDRPGFQCVSCFFVVCKSCGIEYMDHA from the exons ATGAAACGCAGATACTCCCTTCGTTACTCTACCGATGTAGCCAAGGGGGCTGTGATGGATTGGTGGTACACTTTGGATGCGCGGGGGGGGCCTAAATATAACGATGAAACGCAGATACTTATGTACCACCCAAGCCACCCTCAACACCAGTTGCGGTTTTTGAAGAAAACGAGGTGGTGCCCATTCCCCTGCGATGCATGTGGTGCCACTGAGAAAGGGGACTCCTACATCTGCACCCAATGTGACTACTGGATACATGAGAGCTGCGCACTCCTCCCTGCGCCTAAGGTCTTCCCTATTCATCATCACCACTCTCTTTCCCTCGCCTTTTATCCTCCCCTTGAGTACATCCGGTACAACTTTTATTGTGCTATATGCAACACAACTTTGCCATTTGGGCGCTGGGTCTATCATTGCCATCTTTGCAGCTATGTTGTCCATCTCAACTGTGCCACCTCCac GGTTGGTGTTGAAAATGAAAGTGCAATTGACGATGAGAAAGAGGTTACCAAGTTTCCATTAGCAACCAGTGACATTTATGAGGAGATGATCAGACCCTTTGTCAAGCGGCAAAGAGGACATATTGTTGATGATCATGATGGTCACTACATCATAGGCGACAAGTACAAGTTCTCTTATCACCCTCATCTACTAACTTTTACTGCATATTCTTCgggttcttcttcttcttcttcatcatcatcccATCATCACTACaaaaatgatgaagaagaagaagaaggagatgaCGAAGATGATTTTGTTAGTGTTCCAAGAACAAAATTAGTATGTGATGGGTGCACACTGCCTATACGTGAAAAGAAGCAAACGGATGATGAGTGTGAGAACGGTTACATGAGTTGTGATGGATGCAAATACTTTCTCCACTTGTCCTGCTTCAACTTACCACTTGAGATCTCCTCTCTTCCATTTCATTCTCTCGAAGATTACAAGCTAACGCTTTTAAATGCTGGCAAGCTCAAAGGTTGGATATTCTGTTATATGTGTAATGCTTTTACGAACGGGCTTTATTACGTTTGTACCAGGTGCCGGTTCAACATAGACATCATGTGTGCTTCTCAACCCAACGCCATAAAACACGCTGCTCACCCACGACATAATTCTCTCAAGCTAGTCAGAAAGGATTATCGCGG TGAATGTGTGATTCTACCAGCAACAAATAAGCATAGAATGGATAAGCACTTGTTGCCATTGACATATGATGCTTATGTTAACTGTCCTGGTGACTTCCACTGCAGCAACTGCGAAAGCCACATGAACCGCAGAAGCTGGATGTATTATTGTCGAGACTGCGATCAATCCTTTCGTCCCTACTGCTTTCCTGCTACTTCGGGCGCGTACAGAAACATCAAATATGGGACAGAGCAATATGTCATTTCCCGTATTCATGTCCACCCTCTTAGATTTCAAATCATATTCAAGAAAAAGAGATGTGATTTTTGTCATGAAACTGTGTATGATAGGCCTGGCTTCCAATGTGTATCATGCTTCTTTGTAGTGTGTAAATCTTGTGGTATAGAATACATGGATCATGCCTAG
- the LOC125218288 gene encoding probable serine/threonine-protein kinase PBL2, whose protein sequence is MLLWRGESGCVYKGRMHEHYLTASQPGCGITVVIKMVNLKGFQGKKEKFLEKFHYLSQLRHPNLIKLFGYSFIEDRVILVSEFMCEGSLEYHLFTREKSSLNWKTRVKVAIGAARAIAFLHDLGKPVTYRDFKSSNILLDGDFNTKLSCFGLARDVRGSYGAAPEYVATGQWSTRCDVYNFGAVLLELITGLRIYDPTRPAGKRYLMHWVKPYLNDEKIVPQIVDTGLKGKYPRNEAYEVAKICQQCRSEEPSLRPKMCEVVGVLEKLL, encoded by the exons ATGTTGTTGTGGCGAGGAGAATCTGGCTGTGTTTATAAAGGAAGGATGCATGAACACTATCTCACCGCAAGTCAGCCTGGTTGTGGAATTACTGTTGTTATCAAGATGGTGAATCTTAAAGGTTTTCAAGGAAAAAAGGAGAAGTTTCTG GAAAAATTTCACTACTTGAGTCAACTTCGTCACccaaatttgatcaaactttTCGGATATAGCTTTATCGAAGATAGAGTGATTCTGGTATCTGAGTTCATGTGCGAAGGAAGCTTGGAATACCACTTGTTCACGA GAGAGAAAAGCTCCCTTAATTGGAAAACAAGAGTCAAAGTGGCTATAGGTGCTGCAAGAGCTATTGCCTTCTTGCATGACTTGGGAAAACCGGTCACATATCGAGATTTTAAGAGTAGCAACATTCTTTTAGATGGT GACTTCAACACCAAGTTGTCTTGCTTTGGCCTTGCAAGAGATGTTAGGGGCTCATACGGAGCTGCTCCCGAGTACGTGGCAACAG GCCAGTGGAGCACGAGATGCGATGTGTACAACTTTGGAGCCGTTTTGCTAGAATTAATAACAGGGCTTCGAATTTATGACCCTACTCGGCCCGCGGGAAAGCGTTATCTAATGCATTGGGTAAAACCGTATTTGAATGACGAAAAAATAGTGCCCCAAATTGTGGATACCGGATTAAAGGGAAAATACCCTCGCAATGAAGCATATGAAGTGGCCAAGATATGTCAACAATGTCGGAGTGAAGAGCCAAGTTTAAGACCAAAAATGTGTGAGGTTGTAGGTGTACTTGAAAAACTGTTATAA
- the LOC125185181 gene encoding uncharacterized protein LOC125185181 — protein sequence MEEESFVHMCHEHPLSLIPDSAKRQYIAWCYGCSRHFIPEDAAYGCSLRCEFYEALHEECMEMPREVMHPIHPSHPLTLHHSPLNLGSIKCAFCEESVSGLHYRCSHGGCDGFVVHLRCVGGFKDNNETQLLMYHPSHPQHQLRFAKKTRWCPFPCDACGATEKGDSYTCSLCDYSIHESCALLPESKEFPVHHHSLSLAFYPPREFGDENENAIEDQKEVTKFPIAVDDMYEEIIRPFVKRQSGQLSVPHGDHDNQNTGGKYRFFSHPHHLLTFTPTFSSASSSSPSSSSHRYWKIEDEEEDDDVESIPRLELTCDGCALPIREKKQTDDDDYENENGYMSCDECKYFLHLSCFNLPLEIPSLPIHPRNDHSLMLRNVDGDFYCNSCENLMFRRSWMYYCRDCDQSFDPECFPATSGTARNIKYGAEQYVISSIHDHPLRFQIITNKNICDLCSDDAYDGSGFKCASCFFVVCISCGIRHMDDAQKAI from the exons atggAGGAGGAGAGTTTTGTTCATATGTGTCATGAACACCCGCTGAGTCTGATCCCCGACTCGGCTAAAAGACAGTACATAGCTTGGTGTTATGGTTGCTCGAGACACTTTATTCCTGAAGATGCAGCCTATGGATGCAGTCTCCGGTGTGAATTTTATGAGGCGTTACACGAAGAATGCATGGAAATGCCTCGAGAGGTTATGCATCCTATCCATCCCTCTCACCCTCTCACACTCCATCATTCACCACTCAATCTTGGATCAATAAAATGTGCATTTTGTGAAGAGAGTGTGTCGGGGTTACACTACAGATGTAGCCATGGGGGCTGTGATGGATTTGTGGTACACTTGAGATGCGTGGGGGGATTTAAAGATAACAATGAAACGCAGCTGCTTATGTACCACCCAAGCCACCCCCAACATCAGTTACGGTTTGCAAAGAAAACTAGGTGGTGCCCATTCCCATGTGATGCCTGCGGTGCCACTGAGAAAGGAGACTCCTACACCTGCTCCCTTTGCGACTACTCCATACACGAAAGCTGCGCGCTCCTTCCTGAGTCTAAGGAATTCCCTGTTCAtcatcactctctctcccttgCCTTTTATCCTCCCCGTGA GTTTGgtgatgaaaatgaaaatgcaatTGAGGATCAGAAAGAGGTTACCAAGTTCCCAATAGCTGTAGATGACATGTATGAGGAGATTATTAGACCCTTCGTTAAGCGACAAAGTGGACAACTTTCCGTCCCTCATGGCGATCATGACAATCAAAACACTGGTGGCAAGTACAGGTTCTTCAGTCACCCTCATCATCTACTAACTTTTACTCCTACATTTTCTTCAgcttcatcatcttctccatcatcatcttctcatCGTTACTGGAAaatagaagatgaagaagaggatGATGACGTTGAAAGTATTCCAAGATTGGAATTAACATGTGATGGGTGCGCACTGCCTATACGTGAAAAGAAGCAAacagatgatgatgattacGAGAATGAGAATGGTTACATGAGTTGTGACGAATGCAAATACTTCCTCCACTTGTCCTGCTTCAACTTACCACTTGAGATCCCCTCTCTTCCTATTCATCCTCGCAACGATCACAGCCTAATGCTTCGAAATGTTGATG GTGACTTCTACTGCAACAGCTGCGAAAACCTTATGTTCCGCAGGAGCTGGATGTATTACTGTCGAGACTGCGATCAGTCCTTTGATCCTGAATGCTTTCCTGCTACTTCGGGCACGGCCAGAAACATCAAATATGGGGCAGAGCAGTATGTCATTTCCAGTATTCATGATCACCCTCTTAGATTTCAAATCATAACCAACAAAAACATATGTGACCTTTGTAGTGACGATGCGTATGATGGGTCTGGATTTAAGTGTGCTTCATGTTTCTTTGTAGTGTGCATATCCTGCGGTATCAGACACATGGATGATGCCCAAAAGGCCATTTGA
- the LOC125220050 gene encoding uncharacterized protein LOC125220050, giving the protein MEMPREIMHPIHPSHPLTLHLGNILGSRKCAFCEGDMLGLSYRCSHGGCNGLVIHLRCAAGLKDNNETQLFMDHPSHPQHQLRFSKKTRWCPFPCDACGATEKGDSYTCTLCDYSIHQRCALLPESKNFPLHHHSLSLAFYPPREYVQDEFFCAICNTTLQLRRWVYHCHLCSYIVHINCATNSSSMFGDENENATEDEKEVTKFPVAVDDMYEEMIRPFVKRESGQLSIPYGDHDNQNIGGKYRFFGHTHHLLTFTTFSSASSSSPSSSHHYCKIDDEEDHDEDDFESITRSEKICDGCTLAIHEKKQTDDDGYESGYMSCDECKYFLHLSCFNLPLEIPSLPVHSLKDHNLRLQNGSKLAGWTVCGICYARTNGLHYACTSCNFNIDINCASLPITVKHAAHPRHNYLKLVMKDDTGSNGFCVSCYMSTSVIGKRHYKCNSCRFCVCVTCLKLPTTNKHRMEKHLLSLTYDAYVNRPGDFYCSSCENHMNRRRWMYYCRDCDQSFHPKCFPATSGWYRNIKFGTEQYVISSIHDHPLIFQIITNKMACDLCHYYYYDEPGFQCASCFFVVCKSCGIKNMDDAQKSI; this is encoded by the exons ATGGAAATGCCTCGAGAGATTATGCATCCTATCCATCCGTCTCACCCTCTCACACTCCATCTAGGAAACATTCTTGGATCAAGAAAATGTGCATTTTGTGAAGGGGATATGTTAGGGTTAAGCTACAGATGTAGCCATGGGGGCTGTAATGGATTGGTGATACACTTGAGATGCGCGGCGGGGCTTAAAGATAACAATGAAACGCAGCTATTTATGGACCACCCAAGCCATCCCCAACATCAGTTACGGTTTTCAAAGAAGACAAGGTGGTGCCCATTTCCCTGTGATGCATGTGGTGCCACTGAGAAAGGGGACTCCTACACATGCACCCTTTGTGATTACTCCATACACCAGCGCTGCGCGCTCCTTCCTGAGTCTAAGAACTTCCCTCTTCAccaccactctctctccctcgcCTTTTATCCTCCCCGTGAGTACGTCCaagatgaatttttttgtgcTATATGCAACACAACTTTGCAACTGAGACGTTGGGTCTATCATTGCCATCTTTGCAGCTATATCGTCCATATCAACTGCGCCACCAACTCATCATCCAT GTTTGgtgatgaaaatgaaaatgcaacTGAGGATGAGAAAGAGGTTACCAAGTTCCCAGTAGCAGTAGATGACATGTATGAGGAGATGATCAGACCCTTTGTTAAGCGAGAAAGTGGACAACTTTCCATCCCTTATGGCGATCATGATAATCAGAACATTGGTGGCAAGTACAGGTTCTTCGGTCACACTCATCATCTACTAACCTTCACTACATTTTCTTCAgcttcatcatcttctccatcaTCATCTCATCATTACTGCAAAatagatgatgaagaagatcatgatgaagatgattttGAAAGTATTACAAGATCGGAAAAAATATGTGATGGGTGCACATTGGCTATACATGAAAAGAAGCAAACAGATGACGATGGGTATGAGAGTGGTTACATGAGTTGTGATGAATGCAAATACTTTCTCCACTTGTCCTGCTTCAACTTACCACTTGAGATCCCCTCTCTTCCTGTCCATTCTCTCAAAGATCACAACCTAAGGCTTCAAAATGGTAGCAAGCTCGCAGGTTGGACAGTCTGTGGAATTTGTTATGCTAGGACGAATGGGCTCCATTACGCTTGTACTAGCTGCAATTTCAACATAGACATCAATTGTGCTTCTCTGCCCATCACTGTAAAACATGCAGCTCATCCACGACATAATTATCTCAAGCTAGTCATGAAGGATGATACCGGGTCTAACGGTTTCTGTGTTAGCTGTTATATGTCTACATCTGTAATAGGGAAGAGACATTACAAATGCAATAGCTGCAGATTCTGTGTGTGTGTCACATGTCTGAAGCTACCGACAACAAATAAGCATAGAATGGAGAAGCACTTGTTGTCGTTGACATATGATGCTTATGTTAACCGTCCTGGTGACTTCTACTGCAGCAGCTGCGAAAACCATATGAACCGCAGGAGATGGATGTATTATTGTCGAGACTGCGATCAGTCCTTTCATCCCAAATGTTTTCCTGCTACGTCAGGCTGGTACAGAAACATCAAATTTGGGACAGAGCAGTATGTGATTTCCAGTATTCATGACCACCCTCTTATATTTCAAATCATAACCAACAAAATGGCATGTGACCTATGTCATTACTATTACTATGATGAGCCTGGATTTCAATGTGCATCATGCTTCTTTGTAGTGTGCAAATCCTGCGGTATCAAAAACATGGATGATGCCCAAAAGTCCATCTGA
- the LOC125222688 gene encoding synaptojanin-1-like, giving the protein MGKAGDQQLPIVQPQPQSQPPRGSSGTFRCRGCAAGASRLVDFRCALVLMLSLAAFVSVAFWFIPSRHRHPGFDAKASVKRSATVQSYFQLQKPISELIPYISRLEYDVNEEIGVLSLKVAVLSIHQADLSNSTDVVFGFLPDPINTTTNPVALSVLKSSLIDLFLQQYNLTLTPTIFGESSSFEILKFPGGVTIIPENNPLLSLPLVNFTLNSSIYDIKGNLPELKKQLKLGLHLMPNEMVYIQATNEHGSTKDSPVMVEALVASDIPMQPERLRQLAQTITGSPTKENLGLDHSVFGRVKEISLSSFLNHSLFPPSPTPKLTPTPSSPPSPSPSPESAYHTRPSMAPSYSPAISPDSPHAPPPCPTYYAYAPSPRPHNAPQHSLSPNSDSPTPLGCQHCGSDDSSSPSPTSRLDQISPNSSPRATRKSSEAVSTPQTSPASSPLAGIPHGYQSPDNRSGKGLGSPLLVSATST; this is encoded by the exons ATGGGGAAGGCCGGTGATCAGCAACTGCCAATTGTGCAGCCGCAGCCGCAGTCGCAGCCGCCACGTGGCAGTTCTGGAACCTTCCGCTGCCGTGGATGTGCGGCGGGAGCTTCCAGGCTCGTCGACTTCAGATGCGCCCTAGTTTTGATGCTCAGCCTCGCCGCTTTCGTTTCTGTTGCTTTCTGGTTTATTCCTTCTCGACATAGGCATCCTGGATTTGATGCGAAAGCCTCCGTCAAGCGCAGTG CAACTGTTCAATCATATTTCCAGCTTCAAAAGCCGATTTCTGAACTTATACCATATATCTCAAGACTAGAATATGATGTCAATGAGGAAATTGGTGTCCTTTCCTTGAAG GTTGCTGTTCTGTCCATACACCAGGCAGACTTATCTAACTCAACTGATGTGGTGTTTGGTTTCCTTCCTGATCCAATTAATACTACAACAAATCCTGTGGCCTTGAGTGTGTTGAAATCATCCCTGATTGATCTGTTTCTTCAACAATACAATTTGACATTAACCCCAACAATTTTCGGAGAATCTTCTTCGTTTGAGATTCTAAAATTTCCTGGTGGAGTTACTATAATTCCAGAGAATAATCCATTGCTGTCTTTGCCTTTAGTCAATTTCACTCTCAATAGCtcaatttatgatattaaaGGAAATCTCCCAGAGTtgaaaaaacaactaaaactGGGATTGCACCTGATGCCCAATGag ATGGTGTACATACAAGCAACAAACGAACATGGCTCAACAAAAGATTCACCAGTGATGGTTGAAGCTTTAGTTGCATCTGACATTCCTATGCAGCCAGAGAGATTAAGACAGCTAGCTCAGACAATTACTGGGTCACCTACTAAAGAAAACCTTGGGCTTGATCATTCTGTTTTTGGAAGAGTTAAGGAAATTAGCTTGTCATCATTTCTAAATCATTCCCTTTTCCCTCCATCGCCAACACCTAAACTGACACCTACACCTTCTTCACctccatcaccatcaccatcaccagAAAGCGCTTATCATACCAGACCATCTATGGCGCCATCTTATTCTCCTGCTATTTCACCCGATTCACCCCATGCTCCACCACCTTGCCCTACATATTATGCCTATGCACCTTCACCCCGTCCACATAATGCTCCTCAACATTCTTTATCTCCAAATTCTGATTCTCCCACACCCTTAGGCTGTCAGCATTGTGGTTCTGATGATTCATCAAGTCCTTCTCCAACTTCCCGTCTTGACCAAATTTCACCAAACTCGTCTCCTCGTGCCACCAGAAAATCATCTGAAGCAGTATCAACACCCCAGACCTCACCAGCCAGTTCTCCTCTAGCTGGTATTCCACATGGCTATCAAAGTCCAGACAATAGGAGTGGAAAAGGTTTGGGGTCACCACTTCTTGTTTCGGCGACTTCTACTTAA